From the genome of Cytobacillus firmus, one region includes:
- the pruA gene encoding L-glutamate gamma-semialdehyde dehydrogenase — protein sequence MVQPYKHEPFTNFKEEEHREAYLKGLQTVESYLGQDYDLLIGGERISTEDKIVSINPSNKEEVVGRVSKANRDHAEKAMQAAVEAFKTWRKVKPETRADVLFKAAAIIRRRKHEFSALLTKEAGKPWNEADADTAEAIDFLEYYARQILEIKDGVPVNSRPNEYNRYDYIPLGVGIIISPWNFPLAIMAGTTVAAIVAGNTVLLKPASTTPVVAAKFVEVMEEAGLPKGVLNFVPGSGAEVGDYLVDHKDTRFISFTGSRDVGLRINERASKLNEGQIWLKRVIAEMGGKDTIVVDKEADLELAATSIVASAFGFSGQKCSACSRAVIVEDVYDQVLDRVVELTNELTQGNPEDQSNYMGPVIDQGAFDKIMSYIEIGKEEGKLMTGGEGDNSKGFFIKPTVFADLAPDARLMQEEIFGPVVGFTKAKDFDHALEIANNTEYGLTGAVITQNREHIQKAREDFHVGNLYFNRGCTGAIVGYQPFGGFNMSGTDSKAGGPDYILLHMQAKTTSEMY from the coding sequence TTTGGGCCAGGATTATGATCTATTAATTGGCGGAGAGCGCATTTCTACTGAAGATAAAATTGTATCAATCAATCCTTCTAATAAAGAAGAAGTCGTTGGCCGTGTTTCAAAGGCAAACCGCGATCATGCGGAAAAAGCGATGCAGGCTGCTGTGGAAGCATTCAAAACATGGAGAAAAGTAAAGCCGGAAACACGCGCAGATGTTTTATTCAAAGCTGCTGCGATTATCCGCCGCCGCAAGCATGAGTTCTCTGCTCTTTTAACAAAAGAAGCAGGAAAGCCTTGGAACGAGGCAGATGCTGATACTGCGGAAGCGATTGACTTCCTTGAGTACTATGCACGCCAAATCTTAGAAATCAAAGACGGAGTTCCAGTCAACAGCCGTCCGAATGAATATAACCGTTATGACTACATTCCATTGGGAGTGGGCATCATCATCTCTCCTTGGAACTTCCCGCTGGCGATCATGGCCGGCACAACTGTTGCTGCGATCGTAGCAGGAAACACAGTTCTGTTAAAACCAGCTTCTACAACACCGGTTGTGGCAGCTAAATTCGTAGAAGTGATGGAAGAAGCAGGCCTTCCAAAGGGCGTTCTAAACTTCGTGCCGGGAAGCGGTGCAGAAGTGGGCGACTACCTGGTTGACCATAAAGACACCCGCTTTATTTCCTTCACAGGTTCACGTGATGTTGGTCTTCGCATCAACGAGCGTGCATCTAAATTAAACGAAGGCCAAATCTGGCTGAAGCGTGTCATCGCTGAAATGGGCGGTAAGGACACAATCGTTGTCGACAAAGAAGCAGACCTTGAATTGGCGGCGACTTCCATCGTGGCTTCTGCATTCGGATTCTCCGGCCAGAAGTGTTCAGCATGTTCACGTGCGGTTATCGTAGAAGATGTATACGATCAGGTTCTAGACCGTGTGGTTGAACTGACTAACGAATTAACGCAGGGCAACCCTGAAGACCAAAGCAATTACATGGGTCCAGTCATCGACCAGGGTGCATTTGACAAGATCATGAGCTACATTGAAATCGGCAAAGAAGAAGGCAAGCTGATGACAGGCGGAGAAGGGGACAATTCTAAGGGTTTCTTTATCAAACCGACTGTATTCGCTGACCTTGCACCAGACGCGCGCTTAATGCAGGAAGAAATTTTTGGGCCTGTCGTTGGTTTCACAAAGGCAAAAGATTTCGACCATGCGCTTGAAATTGCCAACAACACGGAGTACGGCTTAACAGGAGCAGTGATCACACAGAACCGTGAGCACATCCAAAAAGCGCGTGAAGATTTCCATGTTGGAAACCTATACTTCAACCGCGGTTGTACAGGTGCGATTGTTGGATACCAGCCATTCGGCGGATTCAACATGTCAGGAACTGACTCCAAAGCGGGCGGCCCTGACTACATTCTTCTGCACATGCAGGCGAAGACTACTTCTGAAATGTACTAA
- a CDS encoding cysteine hydrolase family protein, which translates to MPIKALINIDYTNDFVAEDGALTCGRPGQLLEKKISELTQEYIASGHYTVFAIDVHDKGDIHHPETNLFPPHNIRNTEGRNLYGSLQEVYETNKEAENVYFMNKTRYSAFAGTDLEIKLRERSIEEVHLVGVCTDICVLHTAVDAYNKGFKIVIHKDAVASFDQDGHEWALRHFAKTLGAEVI; encoded by the coding sequence ATGCCAATTAAAGCCCTGATCAATATTGATTACACAAATGATTTTGTTGCTGAAGACGGTGCCCTGACATGCGGCAGGCCTGGACAGCTATTGGAAAAGAAAATCTCAGAGCTCACACAAGAGTATATCGCTAGCGGGCATTACACTGTTTTTGCCATTGATGTTCATGATAAAGGAGACATCCATCACCCGGAAACAAATTTATTCCCGCCACATAATATCAGAAACACGGAAGGAAGGAATCTTTACGGCTCATTGCAGGAGGTTTATGAAACGAACAAGGAAGCTGAAAATGTTTATTTCATGAACAAAACCAGGTATTCTGCATTTGCAGGAACCGACCTGGAGATAAAACTGAGGGAGCGCAGTATAGAGGAAGTACACCTCGTCGGTGTATGCACCGACATTTGCGTCCTTCATACAGCAGTCGATGCTTATAATAAAGGGTTTAAAATAGTGATCCATAAAGATGCTGTTGCATCATTTGACCAGGATGGCCACGAGTGGGCCTTAAGGCATTTTGCAAAGACCCTTGGAGCGGAAGTAATTTAA